The Actinomycetes bacterium genome includes the window AGCGCTCGGGCGAGCCGCCCCACGGGACTGACGTTCGTGCAGACCGGTGACCTGCAGACGCGTTACCGCGAGTGGGGCACCACCGGGAGCCCCGTGGTGCTGGTGCCGGGGGCATTCGAAACGGCGGACACCTTCGCGGCGCTGGCTGCGGTGCTCGCCACCGATCACCGGGTCTACGCACTGGACCTGACCGGCACCGGCTACAGCCAGCCGAAGGCGCCGTTCACGGTGGCGCACTTCGCCGCGCAGGTGCTCGCCTTCGTCCAGGCGATACGGCTGACCGGCGTTGCCGCGCCGGTGCTGGTGGGTCACTCCAGCGGTGCGGCCGTCGTGGGGCTGGCGGCCGTCGAGGGCGGGTCGCGGGTC containing:
- a CDS encoding alpha/beta hydrolase encodes the protein MTATPVAVHRVRRTLLRLLRWLAVAVALLTVASLTYDALTSARASRPTGLTFVQTGDLQTRYREWGTTGSPVVLVPGAFETADTFAALAAVLATDHRVYALDLTGTGYSQPKAPFTVAHFAAQVLAFVQAIRLTGVAAPVLVGHSSGAAVVGLAAVEGGSRV